The Planctomycetota bacterium DNA segment TGGTCTCACGGCTGGTCAGCAGGCTCGGCGGACGACCCGGCCGGTTTTGAATGGTGGCTTGGGTGACCGGATGAGCCAGGAACGCCTTCATCAAGCCCGGAGCCGCTTCCAGATCGTCCTGCGTCTCGAAGAGCGGCACCACCGGCAGCGGGCAGATCAACCGCCCACCGCCTTGCTGGGCATCGACTTGGAACCGGGCCAGCCCCGCCTCGCGGGCAAAGACGTAGACGACCAGCAGGTCGCTCAGACGCCGTGTCATGCTGACGATCAGCGGGCCAAGTCCATACGTTCCGTGCTGATCTGCATGCTCGGCCAGAACTCGAAGCGTGGCAACGACTTCGTCGCACTCTGGGCCGATCTTGCGCCCGAACCGGGCAAACGGCCGAGGCCCGCCGAGTTCGACGTCGAGGAACGCCAGCCGACGCTCCTCCGACCACTGTGCCCACGATGCTCCGTCCGGAACATTCGCAGCAGCAAGGAGTTGCGCGAACGCTCGCTCGTGGAAGTCGCTGTTCTGGCGAACATCGAGCTTGGCGAGGTGGAAGCCGATGACGTTGCAGCGCCGGATCGCCGGTGCGACGTCCGCCCGCGCCAGCCGCTCGGCCCCGACGGCGACGAGCGAGCGGTGCAGCAGCCGAAGGTCCTCCGCCAACTCGCCCGGATCGCCATAAACCGCCCCACCCGCCCCACCCGCCCCGCCCGCCGCCGGGTCGCCTAGGTGAGCCTTCATCAGAAGGCTCATCAGTCGCCACGGCTCATCCGGGTGCCGGACGCTTGCGTCGTGGTAGGTACTCGGGTGGTACTCGGCCAGCTCCTCGATTCGCTCAAGAAGTTCCGCGCTAGGTCTCTGAACATGCCCACTTAAGCTCATCGATGTCGCAACGACATCCAGCGACCGCCGATGCACCGCCATCGCCGCCTCGCGCAGCTCGCCGAGCGTCTTGCGGGTGACGGCATGGGTGACGCCCGGATGGCCGTCGCGATCGCCGCCCGCCCAGAAGCCGAAGGAAATTTCAGGAAGATTGGCCGGATCGTCCCCCAGCTCGCCGTGCCCCGCCGCCGACCACGCACGCTTGAGCCGGGCGTCCACCTCTTCCACCGCTTCGGGGAAGACCTCGCGCAGGTAGTAGAGCAGGTTGGCCCGCTCGGCATTCAGATCCGGCTTCTGGAGTAATATTTCCCCCGTTCTCCAAAGTCGCTCTAATGCTGCTTGTACGCGTTCTTTTAATAAATTTCTAGACGCGTTTGTCTTAGGTGGATGGGCGATCTGATTTAAGAGATCATAGAGCTTCCGGTGCTGCTCGATGACCGTGCTCGGCTTGGCCTCGGTCGGGTGGGCCGTCAGGACCGGCTCGACGCGGACGTGCGGGAGCGCCGCCTTGACGCGCTCGGGGTCGAGGTCGGCCTCGGCCAGATCGCGCAGCGTTCGGCCCCAAAGCCCCGGTTCGGCGGCCGGGCCGCGCTGCGACTCGCGCTCTTGCCGGACCTCGCCGGCGACGTGCTCCTCGACCATGTTGAGCAGCTGGAACCAGATCGAGTCGACCTGGGCCAGGCGGTCGTATGCCCGCCCGGTCTGTGCCGGCGGGACCGAGGCGATGTCGTCCAGGTGCCTGGCCGCCTCGTGCTCGCCGAGGCTGACCAGGACGTCGCGCAGGCACTCGCTGAGGTAACTCAGCCGTCGATCGATGGTCTCCAGCCCCGCGGCCGTCAGCGACTGATCCCCGCCGGTCGGGGAAACGTCATCAGTCGTTTGGGTGGAGGAGCCGGACATCTGCCCACGTTGTAGGGGCTGCGCGGGCGACTCACACGCAACAAAAACACGGGCCTGGCGGTTTGCCAGACCCGTGCTCGGGTTCGTTCGTCTCGAAGCCGCCTGGTCAGACGGTCGTCTCGACGTAGGGCAGAAGGCCCATGAATCGGGCGCGCTTGATGGCGCGGGCGAGCATCCGCTGCTGACCGGCCGAGACGCTGTTGCGGCGTCGGCCTTGCATCTTGGCGTTGCTGCTGAGGTGACGGCGAAGGGTCTCCGTCTCCTTGTAATCGATGTATTTCGTGCCGTTCTCGGCGGTCTTGATCAGGCGGGGAAGCTCCTGCCTGGGTTCGTCACCGTCGGTCGGCCGACTTCCGGGGGACGAATCCCGGCTGCCTCGGTCTGTGCGGGCCATGACTGCTCCTGGGTAGTGGGAAAAGGACTTTTCGGGCGGGGAGGCTAGGCGCGGCACGCAGCCGACGCGTCGTAGCGTGCCACATGCCGCCAAAGCCCCTGACCATCGCACTCGTCGGCGGCACGGGACGGGTCGGGCGGTTGCTGCGGCAGGAGGTCGATGCGGACGACACGCTGTCGATTGTCGGCGACCTGCGATCGGGCGATGCGGTTCCGGCTGATGCCGACGTGCTGATCGACTTCTCGTCACCCGCCGGGCTTGCGGAGTTCGCAACCAAGGCGGCCGACGCGGGGGTGGCGATCGTCTCGGGGACGACGAGCCTGGATGATGGTGCGAACGACGCCCTCACCTACGCCAGCGGCAAGGTGGCGGTGCTTCACGCGACCAACACGTCGCTCGGCGTGGCTCTGCTCAACCGGCTCGCCGCCGATGCCGCACGGGTCCTCGGGCACGACGCCGACATCGAGATCGTCGAACTGCACCACAATCAGAAGCAAGACGCCCCCAGCGGCACGGCCGACACGCTGGCCCGCCGGATCCTCGACGCCCGCGATCAGACCGACGCCGACCTTCGCCTCGGCCGTGTCGGCACGATGGCCATCCGTGAGCCGGGCACGGTCGGCGTTCACTCGCTGCGGCTGGGCGACGTCGTCGGAAGGCACGAGGCGCACTTCGCCACGACCGGCGAGCGACTGTGCGTCTGGCACGAGGCGACGGATCGGCGGACGTTCGCCCGCGGAGCTATCCGGGCTGCACGCTGGATCGTGGGGCGATCGCCCGGTCTGTACGGCATGGACGACGTCCTGGCCGACGCGCTCGGGACCGTCTGACGCGGGATTGCAGCAGCCAAACGCACGCAAATCGCGTATCGTCGCCGCTGGGGTCGACGTCCTGTCGGCCTGCTCACCTGCCTTGGAGGACGGTTGACCATGAGTCGGATGCGGTTGCTTGTTGCGCTTTGGGGTGTGCTGGCGTTGGGGCTGGCGACACCGGTTTGGGCCCAGCCGGAAAGGCGTCCGCCGCCGTCGCCGGAGGAGGTCGACCGTGCCGTCCAGCGCGCAATCGACGCGTTGTACGCCCGGCACAAGCCGGACCTGCTGTGGGAAAACCAGCCCTTCAGCAAGCGTGACCCGACCAAACGCCACGGGCCCAACGATGGCCAATGGGGCGGGCTGACGTCGATCGTCACCTACGCCCTGCTCGCCGCGGGCGAAGACCCGTCGGACAACCCCAAGCTCCAGGCCGCCATCAACGGTCTGACGCAGGCTCAGATCGAGGGCGTCTACGCGCTGGGCATGCGGGCCCAGGTCTGGCACAACCTGCCGCCTCGGCCCGAGTACCAGCGGGCGATGGCCCGCGACTACGACCTGCTGGTCGAAGCCATCCAGGGCAACGACGTCTCCGTCCGCGGACAGAACCGCCGGAACCGCGGGCTGTTCGACTACATGCTCAACGAGACCAATCGCATCGACCTCTCGGTCAGCCAGTACGGCGTGCTGGGCTTCTGGGCCGCAGCGCAGTATGGGGCTCAGGTGCCGCCCGGTTTCTGGAAGGAGATGGAAGACGGCTGGCTCCGCACGCAGCAGGAGAACGGCATGTGGGCCTACGGCGGGACGCCGCGCGACAACCACCCGGGCTCCGTCGCGATCACCACGGCCGGGGTCGCCTCGCTCTTCATCACCAACGACTACCTCCGCAGCACGCCCAACTGCAACGGCAACCAGTTCAACCCGGCGATCGACCGCGGGCTGGCCTTCATCGCGGAGCACATGCCCTACCTGCTCGGGTTTGAGACGGCGCCGAACGCTGTCGTCGAGCGGCAAGCCAACGTCAAGACCCACACGCTCTACACGCTCTACGGCATTGAGCGCATCGGCGTAGCCAGCGGTCGCAAGTACATCGGCGGCAT contains these protein-coding regions:
- a CDS encoding phosphoenolpyruvate carboxylase translates to MSGSSTQTTDDVSPTGGDQSLTAAGLETIDRRLSYLSECLRDVLVSLGEHEAARHLDDIASVPPAQTGRAYDRLAQVDSIWFQLLNMVEEHVAGEVRQERESQRGPAAEPGLWGRTLRDLAEADLDPERVKAALPHVRVEPVLTAHPTEAKPSTVIEQHRKLYDLLNQIAHPPKTNASRNLLKERVQAALERLWRTGEILLQKPDLNAERANLLYYLREVFPEAVEEVDARLKRAWSAAGHGELGDDPANLPEISFGFWAGGDRDGHPGVTHAVTRKTLGELREAAMAVHRRSLDVVATSMSLSGHVQRPSAELLERIEELAEYHPSTYHDASVRHPDEPWRLMSLLMKAHLGDPAAGGAGGAGGAVYGDPGELAEDLRLLHRSLVAVGAERLARADVAPAIRRCNVIGFHLAKLDVRQNSDFHERAFAQLLAAANVPDGASWAQWSEERRLAFLDVELGGPRPFARFGRKIGPECDEVVATLRVLAEHADQHGTYGLGPLIVSMTRRLSDLLVVYVFAREAGLARFQVDAQQGGGRLICPLPVVPLFETQDDLEAAPGLMKAFLAHPVTQATIQNRPGRPPSLLTSRETTLPVQQAMLGYSDSNKTSGILAAQFALHRCQEELTDVADEQGVRLRFFHGRGGTISRGAGPTHRFLESLPQRSLGGDVRLTEQGETVAQKFATNDSAAYHLELLVAGVTGVTLQNRASFGQQQPPAHPLRPAAEMLAAFSADAYREIVAQDGFIDFFRAATPIDALEQSNIGSRPSRRSGRQTLDDLRAIPWVFGWNQARFYLPGWFGVGSALARLAEEEPAWFDKLADRKTGVTTYPFLNYLLTNVETNIASADVDLMHAYAELVQDEGVRKSMLGRILEEFDQTSTMLNRLSGEPLEARRPRMVKTLSLRDARLRVLHHRQIELLRQWRQLRAGDDDGSAEGLLPQLLLSINAIASGLRTTG
- the rpsR gene encoding 30S ribosomal protein S18, with translation MARTDRGSRDSSPGSRPTDGDEPRQELPRLIKTAENGTKYIDYKETETLRRHLSSNAKMQGRRRNSVSAGQQRMLARAIKRARFMGLLPYVETTV
- the dapB gene encoding 4-hydroxy-tetrahydrodipicolinate reductase; its protein translation is MPPKPLTIALVGGTGRVGRLLRQEVDADDTLSIVGDLRSGDAVPADADVLIDFSSPAGLAEFATKAADAGVAIVSGTTSLDDGANDALTYASGKVAVLHATNTSLGVALLNRLAADAARVLGHDADIEIVELHHNQKQDAPSGTADTLARRILDARDQTDADLRLGRVGTMAIREPGTVGVHSLRLGDVVGRHEAHFATTGERLCVWHEATDRRTFARGAIRAARWIVGRSPGLYGMDDVLADALGTV
- a CDS encoding DUF4159 domain-containing protein; its protein translation is MRLLVALWGVLALGLATPVWAQPERRPPPSPEEVDRAVQRAIDALYARHKPDLLWENQPFSKRDPTKRHGPNDGQWGGLTSIVTYALLAAGEDPSDNPKLQAAINGLTQAQIEGVYALGMRAQVWHNLPPRPEYQRAMARDYDLLVEAIQGNDVSVRGQNRRNRGLFDYMLNETNRIDLSVSQYGVLGFWAAAQYGAQVPPGFWKEMEDGWLRTQQENGMWAYGGTPRDNHPGSVAITTAGVASLFITNDYLRSTPNCNGNQFNPAIDRGLAFIAEHMPYLLGFETAPNAVVERQANVKTHTLYTLYGIERIGVASGRKYIGGIDWYAEGARYLLKKQNKSGMFGGLPDTAFAILFLVNGRQPPAITKLAFSSEANQRQSAWNQRSRDVGNLVDYIEYTDEREVNWISYQFGSNDNVEDAVAELHDSPMALLAAGGRLALRPDDKEALKRYLETGGFLVINADCSDRGIIRQARELGTELFGDRGYEWRRLPEDHPIYTTQKFNLKNVRRQPELLGLSNGVRELMVIATGDPARAWQLRDLSQDGPMELGVNLYLYSVGNLP